The region CCTGATGGTTGCAAAATGGATGCAGTTTTTTCGAGGCTACCAGGTACTCTAAACAATTGATTTAGAACTGTTTAGTCCCAAGCCCGTTCGCGGAATAACCGAGAACTGCAACCATCTGCACAAAAAAAGGGCTTTCGAATTTGTTCGAAAGCCCCATGTTTATTGGTCGGGACGGCGAGATTTGAACTCACGACCTCTCGCACCCCAACCAACCTGAGGGGCAATCATAAGTTCTCAAGATCTCTCAAAACCAATCAAAATCGGCTATTTGCGTGTCACTCACAGGTTCTGAGTAGATATGCGTCAGGAAAAGTGCAACCATCTTGCAACCAAGTTACCAGGATTAGTCCCAATTTGAACGTCGATAAATAACACTGGCGAGAACAACAAAATAACACATTCTGATCGAAAATAAACACTAATTTTTCTGTTTAGTGTTTTGCGACATTTTCGGGAAACAAATGTGACGAAACCCCATCTCCTTAGTCATTCTGGCTTATTAACACACCAATAAATTGGTATCCGGTTTTCACTACTTTTGCCCCTCTCGCCTACCGCTCTTTTATATATTTGAGCGATGTTATCTGAACTGCCAACCTTTCTCAGATTGGTGCATCGCGACATTATTCATTGACAAATGTCACTTTGCACCACAATACTTTAATGGTGGGTAAGGATCAGGTGCTAAAGTTAAAAAAACTTGGGGTATTTACACTGGCTCAGGGCAAGGCTGCGGGAATTAGTCAGCAAGACATATCCAGGCTTGTCGCTGCAAAGGATATCGTTCGTCTTGATCGTGGAATCTACCTTCATCCGAAGACGTCGCTCGATAAAGATGTAGGATTCCAGATCGCATATTCAAAGTTTGGGCCCGGTTCAGCAATCGGTGGTCTTTCAGCTCTATATCATTACAACCTTGCCGAGCAGGTTCCGGGAGAAATATGGATGATGGTCCCTCCGGAGAAAAGAACCGAGAAAATGGTTATAGACTGATTCGAACAAAAACAAGCCTCGACAAACAGATCATAGATGAAAAGGGCTATCGAATCGTCACCGTCGAAAGGGCGGCACTAGAGGCTCTTAAATTCATCACAAAGGTAGGTGAACGAACAGCCATAAAGGCCGCCAGAGAAGCTCTTGCAACAAGAAGAACTACGGAAGCAAAACTTGCAAAAGCAGCAAGAGAACTTGAGCTTGAATCGGTACTAGCCAAGTATCTCGAGGTCATCGTGCCCTGACCACCAAAGAAAAGGCACTTCCAGTTGGCGATCCGGCTTCCACATAATCTCAGTCAGAAACCAGATAGTCGAATATTTGCTACACTTCGCCGAAATTGGCGAGCTGCCTCTAAAATCGGTCCTAACTCGTTATTAATGACGATATCATACTCCTGAAGATGCGTTGCACTTTACTCGCCATATTTGCCGATATATATTGACATTACCATAGTTACTCGCCATAATTGCCGTATTATGAGATTCGACACAAACACGACCGATCAAGCGATACTTAAAGAAATCGGAGAACGTGTTGCAATGATTCGATTGAATCAGAACTTCACCCAAGCAAATCTTGCGGAGCAAGCGGGCTTGTCTAAGCGAACCGTTGAACGGCTAGAGGCAGGCGAATCGGTACAAGTTACAAGCCTAATTCGGCTCCTGCGCTCATTAGGATTACAGCAGCGTTTAGAAGTACTTTTCCCAGAACCTGTTTCAAGCCCAATAGCTCAACTGAAACTTCAAGGGAAAAAACGACGACGGGCCTCCTCGAAAGAACTACGAAGCTCGAAAGGGACGGGCTGGAGTTGGGGAGATGATTCATGACAACGTTGGCTGAGGTCAAGCTGTGGGGACGCACCATCGGGGCTGTTTCGCTTGAGGATCGCAATGATGTGGCTGTCTTTGAGTACACACCAGAGTTCATGAAAAGCGGCATCGAGGTCTCACCGATTGTGATGCCGCTCACTGGATCAATATACGTATTCCCGGAGTTGCCACTAGTGACCTTTCACGGCTTGCCGGGTTTGCTGGCTGATTCGCTACCGGATAAGTTTGGCAACGCACTCATTGATGCTTGGCTCGCAACGCAAGGCCGGTCCGCTGACAGTTTTAATGCGGTTGAAAGGCTCTGCTACACAGGCTCACGTGGGATGGGAGCCCTCGAGTTTTTCCCGAGCAAAGGCCCAAGGGAGATGGCCTCTCGTAAAATCGAGGTTGACGCCTTAGTCAAACTAGCTTCCGACATTTTGAATCAACGAAGCAATCTTGATACTACTTTTGACGATCCAGATTCTCTCACGGATATTCTTCGCGTTGGAACCTCCGCGGGTGGTGCCCGGGCGAAAGCGGTGATCGCGTGGAATCGGAAAACCAATGAAGTTAGGTCTGGGCAAGGAAAAGCCGGCGACGGATTTGAATATTGGTTATTAAAGTTCGACGGAGTCACCGGAAATCGGGACAAAGAACTTGCCGATCCTCAGGGCTATGGAGCAATCGAGTATGCCTATTATCTAATGGCACTTGAGGCGGGAATACAGATGAGCGAATGCCGCTTACTCGAAGAAAACGGCAGACGGCATTTCATGACAAAGCGATTCGACCGTCTCGAGAACGGCGAAAAGCTGCACATGTTGTCCTTGAGCGGCCTCGCTCATTTTGATTTCAACAATGCCGGCGCATATGGTTACGAGCAAGCCATGCTCATCATGCGTCAGCTTAAGCTTCCGACATCCGCCATTGAGCAGATGTTTCGCCGGATGGCATTTAACATCATTGCGAGAAATCAGGACGATCATGTCAAGAATATC is a window of Chloracidobacterium sp. DNA encoding:
- a CDS encoding type IV toxin-antitoxin system AbiEi family antitoxin domain-containing protein is translated as MLKLKKLGVFTLAQGKAAGISQQDISRLVAAKDIVRLDRGIYLHPKTSLDKDVGFQIAYSKFGPGSAIGGLSALYHYNLAEQVPGEIWMMVPPEKRTEKMVID
- a CDS encoding helix-turn-helix domain-containing protein, encoding MRFDTNTTDQAILKEIGERVAMIRLNQNFTQANLAEQAGLSKRTVERLEAGESVQVTSLIRLLRSLGLQQRLEVLFPEPVSSPIAQLKLQGKKRRRASSKELRSSKGTGWSWGDDS
- a CDS encoding type II toxin-antitoxin system HipA family toxin, producing the protein MTTLAEVKLWGRTIGAVSLEDRNDVAVFEYTPEFMKSGIEVSPIVMPLTGSIYVFPELPLVTFHGLPGLLADSLPDKFGNALIDAWLATQGRSADSFNAVERLCYTGSRGMGALEFFPSKGPREMASRKIEVDALVKLASDILNQRSNLDTTFDDPDSLTDILRVGTSAGGARAKAVIAWNRKTNEVRSGQGKAGDGFEYWLLKFDGVTGNRDKELADPQGYGAIEYAYYLMALEAGIQMSECRLLEENGRRHFMTKRFDRLENGEKLHMLSLSGLAHFDFNNAGAYGYEQAMLIMRQLKLPTSAIEQMFRRMAFNIIARNQDDHVKNIAFLMGKEGKWSLAPAFDVAYSFNPSGVWTSSHQMTMNGKRDGFSMNDFKACAEAVPLKRGRAESIVASVRKAVEKWPYFAEAAKVTESWKTQIQENLRLELSSI